One Candidatus Cloacimonadota bacterium DNA window includes the following coding sequences:
- a CDS encoding ATP-binding cassette domain-containing protein, giving the protein MTKEVILTAENIFVAFGDKVVIQNASFGIHAEDKLGIVGVNGCGKTTLLKVLA; this is encoded by the coding sequence ATGACCAAGGAAGTAATTCTTACTGCAGAAAACATCTTTGTTGCTTTTGGTGATAAAGTAGTTATCCAAAACGCTTCATTTGGCATACACGCCGAAGATAAACTGGGCATTGTCGGTGTAAACGGTTGTGGGAAAACTACATTACTTAAGGTTTTAGC